A genomic window from Chaetodon trifascialis isolate fChaTrf1 chromosome 22, fChaTrf1.hap1, whole genome shotgun sequence includes:
- the atp6v1e1b gene encoding V-type proton ATPase subunit E 1, which produces MALSDADVQKQIKHMMAFIEQEANEKAEEIDAKAEEEFNIEKGRLVQTQRLKIMEYYEKKEKQIEQQKKIQMSNLMNQARLKVLKARDDMISEMLNEARQRLTNVAKDAARYPALMDGLMLQGFYQLLEPKVTIRCRKQDVQLVQASIQRNIPIYKAAVKTNLEVRIDQDNFIPSDISGGIELYNGDGKIKVSNTLESRLDLMAQQMMPEIRVALFGANPNRKFMD; this is translated from the exons ATCAAGCACATGATGGCCTTCATTGAACAGGAGGCCAATGAGAAGGCAGAAGAAATCGATGCAAAG gcgGAAGAAGAGTTCAACATCGAGAAGGGCCGCCTGGTCCAGACTCAGAGGCTGAAGATAATGGAGTACTACgagaagaaagagaagcagatcgagcagcagaagaaaat TCAGATGTCAAACCTGATGAACCAGGCTCGGCTGAAGGTGCTGAAGGCCCGCGATGATATGATCTCA GAAATGCTGAATGAGGCCCGCCAGCGGCTCACTAATGTAGCTAAAGACGCAGCCAGGTACCCGGCTCTGATGGACGGACTGATGCTGCAG GGATTCTATCAGCTTCTGGAGCCCAAAGTGACTATTCGCTGCCGCAAACAGGACGTGCAGCTGGTACAG GCTTCCATCCAGAGGAATATTCCCATATataaagcagcagtgaagaCCAACCTGGAGGTCCGCATCGACCAGGACAACTTCATCCCCTCGGACAT ctctggAGGCATCGAGCTCTATAACGGTGATGGGAAGATCAAGGTGTCCAACACCCTGGAGAGCAGACTGGACCTCATGGCTCAGCAG atgatgcCTGAAATCCGAGTGGCTCTCTTTGGCGCCAACCCAAACCGCAAGTTTATGGACTGA